A segment of the Coffea arabica cultivar ET-39 chromosome 8c, Coffea Arabica ET-39 HiFi, whole genome shotgun sequence genome:
CCTGTACCGCCTCCTTTCCCATAGCCTCCACCAGCTTCACCTCCTACACCATAACCACCTCCACCTCCTACACTATCACCACTGCCATAATTGCCTCCTCCGCCAGCCCCAGTACCATGGTCTAAGCCAACTCCTACCGTGACACCACCTTATCCCTCATTGTAGCCACCTCCTTCAAAAGTGAGGAGTGATCGGCATTCACAACATATTTGCTATGCCCAACAAAACAAAGAAGACAAAACTCAAAACTTTGTGAGTAGCCATGATGATCAGAATGTTTCTGAATTGTGAGTGTCCTGGACACAAGAAATGGCAATTCTTTATAGGCCTAGGGTGACACTCAATCGAAAGAGGGTTTAAGTTTAGAAGCGCGTACGAGAAAAGGGAGTGGTTGAAATCACATGCATAAAGAGAGAGTTGGACGGACGTCCCTACAATGTGATTTTGCAATTTGCACAAACACTTATGTTTACCATCACTCTTAACTCTTATAGTAGCtatttgcatgcttatgtgtagTGTGAATTTGCTGTCTCCCATAGAAATTCGAAGATTAAGATTGGCACaaagatttttatttatttctgaaATAGAGCAAAATATAACATCTAGACCGAACGTTTCTTATCCTGTACAAGTTAGAGTTAGCATTTCATCAAGCCAAATTCTTCCACTACACTCAAGTTGAATCAGCAAGGACGAAGTTGACAAAATTTAACATAGCATTAATAATCTTATCCTGTACAAGTTAGAGTTAGCATTTCATCAAGCCATATTCTTCCACTACACTCAAGTTGAATCAGCAAGGACGAAGTTGACAAAATTTAACATAGCATTAATAATCTTACTGTTGGGTGGGTCAGCCCATTTGTGGGCCAACCCACATATGCACTAAGACTTGAGGGTTTTCTCAAGCTTAAAAAGGCAAGCAGCAGCCGCAGGTAGCAATCCTTTTTTCTTCGGTGCTTGtgcgagaaaagaaaaagagccaGCCGGCATTTCTTTTGAAAGACACGAAGAGAGAGAAATagctagagagagagaaactttGAAGCTTCAATTGGAAGGTGATTTGAAGTCCGATTGAGACGAAATTTTACACACGAGATCCTCTCATCAAGCTCTACTTATCTACTGATTCAGATTTTCGatttcctcttcatttggtaACATCTTTCCAAACCCACTTCTTTGACAGTCGTAGTTTTGGGGAGGTGATTTTATAACAGATTTGCTTGGTTGATATTGGTGCTATTATTGTCATCTAAATATTTCAGATAAACCTATGTATTTCCATTATTGTGATAGTAGAGACTTTTTAACTGGACTAGGTCCCGTGATATttttcaatttggatttttcacgtaaaaatcttggtgtcctgtgccttttatttttcttacattttattATCACTGTTGGTATTATTACTTGGTGATTTGGCTTATTTTCATTTTAACTGGTACTTGAGGAAAGAGAAATTTATCCTGAGCTAATTCTGATATTGTGTGTCTATATTGGTACCCCTTTCCCAACAAGTGGCATCAGAACAGTCAGGTTAGGCTGCTCAATTGTACCTGTTAAAATGGATGATTCGGATAGTGGTTGCATGATAAAATTAAATGCTACTAATTATTCGATTTGGAAGCCTAGAATGGAAGACTACCTGTATTGTAGAGATTTatttgaacctgttttagggGATAAAGGCAAACCAAGTGATATGAGTGATGAAAAATGGGCCAATATGCACAGAAAAACTGTTGATAATATTAGAAAATGGATTGGTTAAAGTATTTTTCAACATTTTGCTAATGACACCAGAGCTGATATATTATGGAAAAACCTTGAGAGTATGTACGAAAGAAAAACATATTTGAACAAGACTAGTTGTCTGAAGCAGATTACTCGAATGAGATATAAGGATGGGGAAGATATGACTGAACACTTGAGTAATTTTTAGGGATTAATAAACTAGGCAATTACATTAAATTTGaacttggatgatgaagtgcGGGCTTTATTATTATTCAGTTCACTACCGGATAGTTGGGAAACCATGGTGGTCTCTATCAGCAATTCAGCTCCAAATAGTGTGTTGACCATGGCTATTGCAAAAGAGGCCGTGATGAATGAAGAGTTCAGGAGAAAGGAACAAGGAATTGTCTATGAGTCCCAGACCCTGgtgacagaaaagaaagaatgaagagGGAGAAGTAAAAGTAGAGGACCCCACAACCGGAATGACAAATCCAGAGGCAAGTCTGAGTCGCGAAAAAATGTTGCATGCTATTATTGTAAAAAGAATGGACATTATATGAAGGAGTGCAGAATCTTAAAACGGGATCAGGTTGAGAAAAAGGGAAAGACGAAACAAAAATGTGATGAATAGACTACAACATTGTGGCAGCTCATGATGATATGTTTGTGTTCTGTGATGATGGTCAGGTGAATATTATTCATTATGACAGTGATTGGGTAGTTGATTCAGGTGCATCCTACCATGTTACTCCTCACAGATAATTCTTCTCAACCTACACCGAAAGAGATTTCAGATGTGTTAGGATGGGAAATGAAGTCTCATGCAAAGTTGTTGGCATAGGAGACATATATTTGGATACAGATACCGGGTGCCAGCTGATATTAAAAAATGCTCGACATGTCCCTGATATTCGCCTTAATCTTATCTCTACAGGAAAACATGACGATGAGGGTTACCATAGTTTGCAAGATGGAGGCAAATGAAAACTCAGCAAAGGAAATCTCGTTGTTGCGAGAGAAAAGAAGCAGAGTACTCTCTACGTGATGCAAGCCAAGTTAAGGAAGGGAGAAGTGAACGCAGTTCGTGATTCCTCAATTGACCTTTGGCATAGGCGACTTGGACACATAGATGAAAAGGGGATTCAGACACTTGTTCGCAAACAGCTCCTACCTGAATTTAGAGGTAATGCACTTAAATATTGTGTTGACTGCATTTATGGAAAACAACACAGAGttgtatttcaaaattttcttccatctagaaaattgaatccTTTAGAATTGGTGCACACTAATGTCTGCTATATGAAAGATAAGTCTGTTGGTGGTGCTGTTTATTTTGTAACCTTTATTGATGACTTTGCTAGAAAGGTTTGGTGTTTTGCTTTCAAATCCAAAGATCAGGTTTTGGACGTGTTTAAAGACTTTCATAGCAAAATTGAAAGAGAAACTGGTAAGCAATTAAAGTGTGTACGTGCTGATAATGGTGGTGAGTACAGAGGACCTTTTGAAATCTATTGCAAGTCCAATGGGATTAGATTGGAGAATATTGTGCCAAAAACTCCTCAAGAGAATGGAGTAGCAGAGAGGATGAACAGATCCATCACTGAGTGAGTCAGATGTATGTTTTCTAATGCTAAACTACCAAAATCCTTTGGGGTGAGGCAATAAGGACTGCAGTCAATTTGATAAATCTTTCTCCATCAGTTCCTCTAGATGGTGATATCCCAGAGAGGGTATGGACGGGAAAAGATGTGTCTTTTAAGCACTTAAGAGTTTTTGGTTGTCGGGCATTTGTTCATATCCCCAAAGATGAAAGGTCAAAACTTGATGTAAAATCAAAACAGTGCATTTTCTTGGGTTATGGACATGAAAATTTTGGTTATAGGCTGTATGATCCTGTTGAAAAGAAGGTAATCAGGAGCAGAGATGTTGTCTTCTTTGAAGATCAAACCATTGAAGACATTGATAAAGGTGATAATTCAAAATTCTCAGATGACATTCCTACTAGCTCAAATTCAGATCCAAATCCAATTCCAGTACCTGTTGATTTAATCAAGGGAGAGCTGAGACGGAGCAGAGAGAGAAAATTAATGATGGTGATAATTCTATTGCTGATGAACCTGAGCATGAGgtgccaccaccaccaccaccaccaccaccaccaccacaagAAGAGCTGAGAAGATCTACCAGAGAGAGGAGACCTTCTAACAGGTATAATCCTCATGAATATTTGTTGTTAACAGATGGAGGAGAGCCAGAGTCCTACAGTGAGGCTCTAGGGCATGAGAATAAAGAAGACTGGTTGCGAGCCATGCAAGAGGAGATGGTGTCCCTACATGAGAATCGTACTTATGACTTAGTGAAATTGCCTAAGGGTAAGAGAGTTCTGAAGAACAAATGGGTTTACAGGTTGAAAACTCAGGAGCACACTTCACAACCAAAGTATAAAGCAAGATTGGTTGTGAAGGGATTCAGTCAAAAGAAAGGTATAGATTTTGAAGAAATCTTCTCTCCTGTGgtaaaaatgtcatcaattcgAGTTGTTCTTGGTATTGCGGCCAGTTTAAATTTAGAGATCGAACAACTTGATGTGAAGACAGTCTTTCTGCATGGCGACTTGGAAGAGGAGATCTACATGGAGCAACCGGAGGGGTTCAAAGAAAGTGGTAAGGAAAATCTTGTATGTCGTCTCAAGAAGAGCTTGTATGGGTTGAAACAGGCACCGAGACAGTGGTATAAAAAGTTTGACTCCTTCATGACAGACCATGGGTACCACAGGACTACATCTGATCACTGTGTTTACATGAAAAACTTTTCAGATGGTGATTTTGTTATTCTCTtgctatatgttgatgatatgttgATTGTTGGTCGTGATACTGTGAAGATTGGCAGGTTGAAAAGGGAGTTAAGTAAATCCTTTGCAATGAAGGATTTGGGTCCGGTTAGACAGATACTGGGGATGAAAATCTCACGTGACAAGCAAAATGGGAAGCTCTGGTTGtctcaagaaaaatacattgAGAAAGTACTCAACAGGTTTAACATGAGCAAGGCTAAGGAAGTCTCAACTCCACTTACAGGGCACTTTAAACTGAATATCAAGCAGTGTCCTATAAGTGAGAAAGATAAAGAAGACATGAAAAAGGTTCCTTATGCTTTAGCCATTGATAGCTTGATGTACGCTATGGTTTGCACCAGGCCAGATATTGCTCATGCAGTTGGAGTGGTCAGTCGGTATCTTTCTAATCCTGGTAAGGAGCATTGGAATGCTGTCAAATGGATTCTCAGGTATCTCAAGGGAACTTCTAGATTATGTTTATGTTTCGGCAATGGTAAAACCATGCTAGATGGATACACTGATGCAGATATGGCAGTTGATCTTGATAATAGGATGTCCACATCTGGGTACTTGATGATTTTTGCAGGGGGAGCAGTGTCATGGCAAAATAAGTTACAGAAATGTATTGCCCTTTCTAGTACGGAGGCAGGGTATATTGCAACCACTGAAGCATGTAAGGAGACTCTTTGGTTGCAGAAATTCCTTCAGGAGTTGGGTATGAAACAAGACAAGTATAGTCTTTACTGTGACAGTCAGAGCGCTATTCATTTGTGTAAGAACTCTACATTTCACTCTCGATCCAAACACATTGATGTGAGGTATCATTGGATTCGGGAAGTACTGGATTCCAAGTTGTTGACGTTTGAGAAGGTGCACATAGATGATAATGGTGCTGACATGTTTACTAAAACATTGCCTAAGGAGAAACTCTTGTTTTACAGACAAGAAAAAGGTTTGATGGAACCCCCCAAATGAGCTGGAGGGGGAAATTGTTGGGTGGGCCAGCCCATTTGTGGGCCAACCCACATATGCACTAAGACTTGAGGGTTTTCTCAAGCTTAAAAAGGCAAGCAGCAGCCGCAGGTAGCAATCCTTTTTTCTTCGGTGCTTGtgcgagaaaagaaaaagagccaGCCGGCATTTCTTTTGAAAGACACGAAGAGAGAGAAATagctagagagagagaaactttGAAGCTTCAATTGGAAGGTGATTTGAAGTCCGATTGAGACGAAATTTTACACACGAGATCCTCTCATCAAGCTCTACTTATCTACTGATTCAGATTTTCGatttcctcttcatttggtaACATCTTTCCAAACCCACTTCTTTGACAGTCGTAGTTTTGGGGAGGTGATTTTATAACAGATTTGCTTGGTTGATATTGGTGCTATTATTGTCATCTAAATATTTCAGATAAACCTATGTATTTCCATTATTGTGATAGTAGAGACTTTTTAATTGGACTAGGTCCCGTGATATttttcaatttggatttttcacgtaaaaatcttggtgtcctgtgccttttatttttcttacattttattATCACTGTTGGTATTATTACTTGGTGATTTGGCTTATTTTCATTTTAACTGGTACTTGAGGAAAGAGAAATTTATCCTGAGCTAATTCTGATATTGTGTGTCTATATTGGTACCCCTTTCCCAACAACAAGTTTATGATATCTTATTCATGATAATCAGTCGGGGAataaacaaactttttttttccattcgaAAGAATGTGCAGGCGTCAGCAGAAAATTCTATTTTCAGATAATTGTGGTCGCGTAGAAAAAAGGTTTTAGGGTGTCGTCAAACTGTGAATCGCTTAACCAACACCCTTTAGAGGAGTTGGCTACCATATTAATTGTGGAATAGGAGGTCAAGGATTCAAATCTTGCCTTCCATCAATATGCTTTTATACGAGACTTGTTCTAAATCCATACAGGTAAGTGGTGCATCTATTTACTTTGATGGTGGTTCAGTTCTCATCTAATATATATCTTCTTTTATATAAATGGACCACCAGTCCTGAATTTGACGTTAAAATATTCTATCATCATTTGTTTTCTTCTTATATATAATCCACGTTTCCTGGATTTGGTGTTAAAAAAATTCTGTCATTATTAATTACCTCAATTTTACCCTTGCATGATAGAAAAAACTACACAATCATCCCATCACTCTACTTACCAACACTTCCAGCTACTTTCAgtaacttctttttcttttaatttttttgaactAATAACTACTAAGTACTTTTTTTCATTACATAATAGTTttaccttttcttcttttttaaatttGCACACCTATAAGGTGTGGTTTTTCCACTAGTCTTTCTGCACGAGTACAGGATTTGGCGTTAAATAATTCTGCCATTATTAATTTGTTACCCATATTTTATCCTTATACAATGGAGTGATGTGCAACCATCTCTTATTCCATAAAAGGCCAAGCTTAGGCTTGCAATTTCTACGAATATAGGAGTAATTTACTTATCTAACTCTTCGAGGGCAGACCTtctacttcaaataacttcgtctttttaaaaattttttttttttctttgtactCATAACTTCGACCTTTTAATTATAGAAAAGTTCGCCCATTTTTCTAATTTGTGTACCCACTAATTGTTGTACGGGGGAAAGATGGTTTGATGTAACATATTTGATTGGTTTATGTTCTAGCTAAATTACCCTTAATAAACTATCCATTAGTAATGCCTCAGCTCATCTCTCCCCTCAAAAATTCCAACAGTGTAAAAAGTAATTTTAATAACATAAACATGTAATTACATATTTGCTTTAACATGTACTTTTTTTCTCAATTTATTTGAtaaatcttgaattttcttAGAACTACCAATCATGATTAAAGGTAACTATTATTTGTTATGGTTACATAGTTTATTATGGTTAATTTTTTTAGCCAACTTAATGGTTTTAACAAATATATTCAACAAAATtctataatttttttacaaaattatattaaaaattctatatttttaaaagtaatttCACACATATCGAGGGTGTCTTGAACACTAGTTTATATAATCTATGGTCAAAAGATCAACAAAATTAATGAATAGATTCTTAAAAATTGCACTCTGCCCCCGTAAGATTTTACAAATGTAGTTATATTTTCACCCTAGATACACACGTATCCAAGTCTTTTTTCCTTTGGATTAACCCTTTAACAACTCCGAATAGTTGGTCAGATATGGTAACAAATCAAACTCGTTGGTTCGTCGCAAAGTACCAGAACTTTAATCCTTGAGACACAAGGTTGTATTAGTAAGCTTTTACAGCAAAAGGTAGTATTAATTAGGAAGCCACCTTGTTTGGGTAAAAGTTTGGATATAGAACCTTAGCCCAAAATTTGTATTGTATACTTTGAGATTCTACATTCTCAAATACTGTAATCTAACAAATAACTAAATATAAAAGGCAAATCTTAAGTATGTCAATTTTGCTACTGTTTGAGTTTCTAATTGCGAACATGATTTTCAAATTCGCAAGGCCAATTTTTAGTGACGAAGTTACAGCCAATATCTTCCTTGACTTCTTCTACAAAGAGCATGTTAACTAACTCCTTCACACTAATCTACTCCTATAAGTAGAAGGATTATTACTAAATAAGTTTACTGATACGTGCAACCTAAATAGTGAAACGCTTCACTTATAATTGATAGATCATGATTTCCAGTAATCAAAAGAGTTAGCAAagaaattactttttttttttttttttgaaaaaaaagtcgTATCGAGTTCAGAGACATTCAATTTCACAGAGATTTTGCCGACCATCGCAAATTTATGTTGCATTAGGTACTACAACTTATGGGGTCTAAATTTCTCACGGCTGTAATGATTGCTTTCTAAAATAATCACCTATGTTACAgttattatttcaaataatcaccTATTCAACATGTAAAATTGAAAAGATATGATGTTaatgaggaggaagaagaaaggttTGGTGTAGAGATGGATACACAAAATCCTTTAGGTCATATGTTTATGTGCAACACCTCATTGTTCACATAATCTCCTTGTCATTTGTCACTGTATCGACAATCTTTAACACACATTCACCATATATGTTGTATtacatatatgtttatttgccATGCTTCATGAAAGTGAAATGTGTATATATATCCAAGTCCAACTTCTTGAGTTATACCGGGTAATTAATCAGCAAACATAAGAGAGAAGATGTACTAGATTAAACAAGGGGtacttatttttattattgttatttttttggaaacatgaacaagGGATACATATTTAAAATGAAGTGCGGTTACATTCAGCGGCCAAGGGAACAGCAGAATAACCAAAACACTTAAAACTCTTCAGAGCTGAAATCCATGAAAGTCTGAATTAAACTGGCAAATGAAAACAGATGCTTTGATAATACTTATTGTTGGGAAGCACCCTAACAAAACGTAGATGTAAAATGCGCATTGGTTCTCAAGGTGCATGTCCACCACCATAGCCTGAACCACCACCAGCTCCACCTCCATAGCCACCACCAGCTCCACCTCCATAGCCACCTCCGTATCCACCACCTGCTCCTCCACCACTGCCATATCCACCTCCACTagctcctcctcctccataACCTCCTCCAGCACCTCCTCCATGTCCACCTCCAGCTCCATATCCACCACCAGCTCCATAACCGCCTCCCTTACCACCTCCTTCACCTCCACCATAACCTCCACCAGTACCACCACCGGCTCCACCACCATATCCACCTCCACCACCTACACCACCCCCCTTCCCATAGCCTCCACCACCCTCACCTCCTCCACCGTAACCGCCTCCAGCTCCAGCTCCGCCACCCTTTCCATAGCCTCCACCTCCAGCTCCTGCACCGCCACCCTTTCCATAGCCTCCACCTTCACCACCTCCGGCTCCAGCACCGCCACCCTTTCCATAGCCTCCTCCACCTTCACCTCCTCCACCATAACCACCCCCTGCTCCTGCACCGCCACCCTTTCCATAACCACCTCCACCTCCAGCACCACCTCCCTTTCCATAGCCACCTCCTCCCTCACCTCCCCCACCATAACCACCCCCAGCTCCTGCACCGCCACCTTTTCCATAGCCTCCTCCACCATAACCACCTCCGGCTCCTGCACCTCCACCGCTTCCATAGCCTCCTCCACCGTAACCACCCCCGGCGCCTTCACCGCCACCGTGGCCATAACCAGCTCCACCACCAGCTCCATAACCACCACCAATACCATGGCCAAAGCCACCCCCTCCTGTAACACCACCCGAACCTTCGTTGTAGCCTCCTCCTCCAAAAGTGAGGAGTGATCTGCATTCACAACATATTGTTATGCCCAATAAAACAAAGAAGACAAAACTGAGAACTTTGTGAGTTGCCATGATGTTTAGAATGTTTCTGACTTGTGAGTGCACTGAATCCAAGAAACGACAGCTATTTATAGGGATGATACCCAAATGAAGTAGGGTTTAAGTTTAAAAGTGTCGGAAAAGGGAGTGGTTGAAATCACATGCATgcataaacaaaatttaatttacgCCACGTCCCCACGATGTGATTTTGCAATTTGCAGAAACACACACCCAAGTTTACCATCACTCTCAATTTTTGCTGTCTCCCATAGAGCTTGGAAGATTAAGATTGGTACACAGGTTTTTGATGGATTtctgaaacaaaagaaaaattccagTCCTAACGTTTCGCTATCCTGTACCAGTTAGTCTTAACTCTTGACGAAGTCcatatttttttccatttcacTCACCAATGACAACATTGACAAACATAGGTGTGATAAGTATAGGATTTCTAATTAATCTTTGAAGCGTATGATATCATAATGTACATGATGCGTCGGTGAATAAACAAACTTGATTTATTTCCCACTTGAAAGAATGTCCGGGACCCTGGTGACGGACAGACAGTTAAATCTCTTGTTGGAGGAAATAGTAATCAAGTCTTAGCCAAAAATCTTGTCATGAGATTTTTGTATCTCCTAATATTTGTTCTATGTCTATGGTCCTTAACTGTTGGAGAATTGTGGATAGCACCAAATAATATTACATTCAGTACTATTGGAAATGAAAACGGATTCCAAGCCCCAAAAGGTCAATGCAAGCAAATCGATAGGATCCAATT
Coding sequences within it:
- the LOC113706886 gene encoding uncharacterized protein produces the protein MATHKVLSFVFFVLLGITICCECRSLLTFGGGGYNEGSGGVTGGGGFGHGIGGGYGAGGGAGYGHGGGEGAGGGYGGGGYGSGGGAGAGGGYGGGGYGKGGGAGAGGGYGGGGEGGGGYGKGGGAGGGGGYGKGGGAGAGGGYGGGGEGGGGYGKGGGAGAGGGEGGGYGKGGGAGAGGGGYGKGGGAGAGGGYGGGGEGGGGYGKGGGVGGGGGYGGGAGGGTGGGYGGGEGGGKGGGYGAGGGYGAGGGHGGGAGGGYGGGGASGGGYGSGGGAGGGYGGGYGGGAGGGYGGGAGGGSGYGGGHAP